In Nematostella vectensis chromosome 12, jaNemVect1.1, whole genome shotgun sequence, the genomic window AGGTCACGTGAACACAAGTGTCACGTGATCAAAGAGTAATGTGATAATATGACAAAAATttggaagaagaagaaagatgCGACTTTTAGCAAATGGAAAAAGCGACTTAGAAAAGGGGAAACGTTTACATTTAACATTAAGACAAGGATCTGAGGGAAAAAGGCGGCCAATTAACAAGACCGACAGAAAAAGCAATATGGACTGAGTTCTCTGTCAAAAAACCGCCACTTGAATATGAAAGcaagtttttttaaactttatttttataaaatttgttaattcttggttttctttttctttagatATCATCCTTCGGCAAAAGGTAAGTTGATGCccttaattttattttgatggAAAAGGTTTCTGATGCGGGATATGTGATTCACATTAATTGGACAATTTTGGTAATGAGCTAGTGTTctgtgaaacaaaaaaaaaacaatgaacgGAATCAAACGTCTCTCCATTTGGTTTTCTTTGAGTAAATAATTTGGCCTTCTTTCTTCATAAATATAAGTTAAGCTTATtgttatgatatttttttcagaccGAAGAACTTGATGTTGCAATGCAAGAGATGAAAAGGCTAGAGAAGCTGGTCAAAACACAAAAGGTATTAAACAAGCTGTCCGAATTAGGTTGATTTGAAAGAACACTAATTTTGCAATTCGCTCATTTTTTTGATAATCACATAGGCAATGATAATTCTTCAGTGGgacattttaattttaatggtTGTATAACATTACACATGTAGAAAACTGGGAGCTCATTACTCATTGATTACTCATATcaatgattatttgtattcactTTGATTCCAGGAGAAAAACCACAACAAGAAGCAAAGAATTGAGGAAGTAAATAAGTATGTGACATATTGTACATAGAAAGCTTTACGAGGGGAGCCTTTGACACATTGCGGGGCCTTGTTGATGTATATACACAATATTATGTGATGGAAGAAAGTAGTGGGGGGGGTATCAAGGGGACAGGAGAAGGGGCGAGAAAAGAGGTTGAGAAGGGGATGGGAGAAGGGGCAAGAAAAGGGGTTTGGGAAGGGGATGGGAGAAGGGGCAAGAAAAGGGGTTTGGGAAGGGGATGGGAGAAGGGGCGAGAAAAGAGGGTTGAGAACGGGCGAGTAAAGGGGGTTGAGAAGGGAATGGGAGAAGGGCAAGAAAAGAAGGTTGAGAAGGGAATGGGAGAAGGGGCAAGAAAAGGGGTTTGGGAAGGGGATGGGAGAAGGGGCGAGAAAAGGGGTTTGGGAAGGGGATGGGAGAAGTGGCGAGAAAAGGGGTTTGGGAAGGGGATGGGAGAAGGGGCAAGAAAATGGGGTTGAGAAGGGAATGGGAGAAGGGGCAAGAAAAGGGGTTTGGGAAGGGGATGGGAGAAGGGGCGAGAAAAGGGGTTTGGGAAGTGAATGGGAGAAGGGGCAAGAAAAGGGGGTTGAGAAGGGGATGGGAGAAGGGGCAAGAAAAGAGGTTTGGGAAGGGGATGGGAGAAGGGGCAAGAAAAGAGGTTTGGGATGGGGATGGGAGAAGGGGCAAGAAAAGGGGTTTAAGAAGGGAATGGGAGAAGGAGGAATGTATCATTCtcataaaacaattttttagcTGTTATCCTTATAAGTTGCGaaacttgtttttgtttatcaaaAAAGGTCTATTTCGGAGAACAGAAAACTTATGGAGAAACTATTAAAAGAACAAGTGAGTGCtaaaaaagtttatttgaCGAGCTACTTACTTTAGATTTTTTGGAATccaaataataagaaaaattgTTTTTGGTAATTTAGGAGGAGCGAGACAAGCTAATGGAGGACAGGGAGAAGTAAGTATATTTTAATTACTAAATTatacaaagaaaatataataaaaaactaTTTAAACTCTTCTTATAACAGTACTTACAGGTACAAAAGTGATGCACAGTGGTCACTAACAGTCTATTTATATGCCAACAGCTGGATGTGCTCTTATATTGCTGGTCTTACCATGTCAGAGCTGGTCAACAAGGTGAGTTAGAAGCTACCAGAGGAAATAATTCTTTATTTACATGGGCATATCCAGGATTTAACAATGGAGTCTGCAGGTATAGGTGTTCCAAGTTAAGGCCTGCCTAAAATAGGCGGTATGTAGCGTGTGGCATGAAGCGTGCGACATGACATGTTTCCAAGTTTAGCCACCAAAAGCATGAAGTGTGCGTCAAATTTTGTTTCTCAACTATCagagaaacatttctttgttgGTGCTACAATGTCTTCCtgggtggctaaactaggagacaTTCAGGTGACATGTATCACTTGACATGTCACCTTGTTTAGCCAGGCTTTATCTAAGGAAATATACTTTATCTAAGAAAATACATCTTTTTGACAGTTCATATGGTACATATTCCCACCCCATACTATTTCATTGAATCATATCACAGATCACTGGATTAAATTTTAAGcaacaaaaatatcaattaTCTTGGAAGTTTTTGAATGACTATCatctgttttatttcttttcagaCTGTCAAAATGTACGATACTTGCGAGGCAGAAAGGTACAAAATTGCTATATTCTTCACTTACAGGTAGTTTAGAGTAGCCTGTATGCTAGTTTAGAGCAATCAATGTAAAATAAATGATGACAACAAGTACACCTGCCAAATTTTCCGTTTAATCAGGGCATCTGATGAAGATTGAACAAGTCTGTTAAATTTAAGTGAACACATGAAAGATCTTTCTTTTGTAAATGTCTGTTCAATAACACTTATTTCTGGATTTCCTTTCAGTTCTATTGAGGATCTGCGCttacagaaaaagaaaagagaaatagAGCTGGTATTGAAATAATCTTATTTTATTGAGATCATATTGAGCTATCAACTATACAGTCAATGTGTTTTATTCCAGGTGGAGCAACAAGAAATCCTCAACAACCTGAAGAATACAGGAGATGACCTAGACAGGTAATAAACAACATGATACTCCTTCTTGTACAACACTGACAAAAACCCTGGAACTTGTACCTTATTGCCTACCTTTAAACTCCAACATCGACAAAAACCCTGGAACTAATATCTTATTTGTCAAGCTCAAAACtcctgtacccaggatttttcttcgggggggggggggggggggggggggtgcgaaatccgaaaaagtggacctaatttttctgggggggggagttctctgaACACCCCGATTTAAACAAataaaggattttttatgcctttgcagtattgcCACGGGCTgtttattgtcagatttggTTATATACCAgactgatctagcttatgctttataattttgtctacaaatagcacgtctattgagaaccaaaagtggaccttcggccgttatgggggggggggttactcCAACATTCTTCCTCATACAACACTGACAAAAACCATGGAACTCATATATTATACCTTTATTGTCTACCTTTAGTGAAATTGCCCTGCTGCAACGTGAATTGGAAGAAGCAAAGGCAAAGCCAGCCACTGTAAGTGAAAACGATTATTGCAGGATTTCACATTTTTGGGGGCATGCCACACAAGATAGGATGGAATTACCTAAAATTGGACAAAATTTATATGTGGAAATATAGACTCATAAACTACCAGTATTAAAGAATGTAGATCACCTGCTCGACTGTTTTTTATTCTCGAGGAAGctttaaaataacaatctacaaaTGAAGTATGATATGTGATTGACAATATTTGATCGAACATCTCTTGGTTACTCTCTTGAATTAGCCAATGTAAATGGAgactttgtgtgactcgccattgaacgtttgggggggggaggggataaaATGGTGGTGTAATTGGCCTACTTTATACTAATGGTTCAATTTTCATTTAGGCTGAGATTGCATGTCAGGCAAATGTAGAAATGTCAGACACACAAGTCCAAACAACTTGTGCCTCAACAAACGAATGTGAGACCCAGACAGAGGTCACaaacaccatcaaagtcaCCCAAGAGACCCAGACCGACACACTTCCAAAGGTCAGTGCCTAGGATCATAATTACTCAGACCTTGATACAATGTTCTTACCATCTTTATGTTTCCTATTTCAGAGGCAGGGTAACCCTGTGACCCGTGCCTGGCGGCGCTTGAGGGAGAGAGTGCGTGGCCTTCGAGACCCCCTCTTTCCTGGTGCTGCAGTTCCTGCCCTGTAAGGGGCCACTGGAGGTAGCTAGCACAGCTTAAAGGATACCCCTACACATCGAAACATCTCAAGTATGTAGGGGATCAGCCTTACCATGTGATGATCTTTCCACCTTGCTGTGCTAGCTACCAGGACTGGCACACCTTTGCCAGACTGTACGTACTGCTGTTGCGATTTTATCAgaatgtgtatttttttgaCAGATTGACATCGGGCCAATTGCTCtaacatttccttttttctgtCTACAGGGGTTGGCTGACTTTCCTAATTGGATTATAATTATCTATTATAAGTCGATTATTAATCTTATcaaattatttaattattacTTATTATCTGGGTCTCTCCGGATACATACTAGTTTATTGCTCCAAATCTGAGAATTGTTTGACCTTATCATGACCCAAAGATTGAAGTTGACACCATTAGGCATATTTCTGGTATCAGCTTTGCAACAGATAGCTGATATTTTTAGCTTTTTACCATCAGAACAATTTATGCACTAGCACACCAATAATGCCATGGCTATTGGCTGTTatacactcacatgtttttacatatttttataAGTCTACCATTTAGTTGAGACCCATTCTGTGGTCACTATGGCATGTTGAGGGCCACACCCagagcacctgtgcaccccgtTCACCTAAGGGCGTCatctgcacaggtgttcctgatgagtGGGGGTGAAGGCGGGAAAGGGTTCCGCGACACCATGTTTTCATGGGCCCCCATGATTCCGAGTTGGGTGTGGCCCCTACAGATGTTGAACATTGAATTGCTTGTAGTGATTGTATTAAAGTCAAGCTGGTAACTGTAAATAGGAAAGAAAGAAtgtcaaataacaataacCATAGCTAGTGTCATGGTGTGCATCCAacatttgtaaataaaaagagtaAATAGTATACCGTATTTGGAGTCAAACCTAGGGCTTTCTTTGTAAGTTCACTTCCGTACCGAGTTCGTCTCGAATGTGTTGAGCCGAGAGGGTCTGGTACTAGCACTCCATGTTACCCCAACATCTAGGCGAACACATGGAGTATGACGTCATTACACATGGAGCATGACGTCATTAGAAACCAGGATGTCTAGGATTGGAcccagcctagtcccaggcggtcttaccgggtttcctgcgttcatcctagtcccaggcgttcttaccgggtttcctgtgttcagcctagtcccgggcgttcttaccgggtttcctgtgttgagCCTAGTCctaggcgttcttaccggttTTCCTGCGTTCATCCTAGTCCCAGGTGGTCTTACctggtttcctgtgttcatcCTAGTCCCAGGTGGTCTTACctggtttcctgtgttcatcctagtcccaggcgttcttaccgggtttcctgtgttgagCCTAGTCGTAGGGTTCTTACCggttttcctgtgtttgggtttcctgtgtatgGTAAGAGTTGGGACGTCACAGGAAACCGCTCGCCCCAGCCCAAAGGTTACCTCACGGTTTATTTCCGAGTACAGGAAACCCGGttagaacgcctgggactaggctggaTTTAGACTCCTACGAGCCGCTCTTAGGGAACGCTTCCCTTAGGCCCCACGAGAGCGGCAAAAcgaattagccaatcagcgttCACTTTCCAAATTCTGGAAAGTTGAGGTTGGCTGTTCACGGGCTTTTTCGTTGCCGTGAACGGTTCATTTATCTCGTGTTTTACACTCTCAACATGTTTCAATGCTCTTTTTAGTTTCGCAAGGCTTTTGTAGCACTTtgtacaaataaaaagactggAATATTCCTTTCCATAAACACTGGGATCCTCTTCCGTCGAACATTTTATCAGTTCGACTAGATCAAGAGAGCTTTTCCTAAAAACATTTACTTTACCAGCAGACACTGTCGTTAAACTGCTACAAATGAAGCATTTATAATCTGCCTCGACAGTTTTCTTTGGAATTTCTGCCTTATATGTATTTCTGGGACTTTTTATTGCAACATTTGCAAaggaaaaattgaaaaaaaattgaaaaattgaaaattttttcaggggcggatccagaagtttagaaaaaggggggggggggggggcgaagcaaaagtttcaagaaaggggggcggACTTATTCTTCCTCCGTATATTTCCTTGCATTCGAACAAATCTGCGACTCAATAAAGCTCTCCGGGTCATGAACCGAGCGCTGGACTCTATTGTTCTCTGTGACAGTTGCTATGTGGCGTCTCAAGAACGGCTTGTTATTGGTTTCGCGGGAAAAGTAAAGCTTCATATATGGTCATTTTAGCCCTATAAATCGTGTATTTTGAACGTTTTCCCGCTGTTTTCGATACAGCAGGCTCAGGTTTGACAAGATGTAAACACCACGAGCGTTTGAGTAAGTTCCCAAGGAATGTGGCGAAGAAATGCGCTAAATTGCCTGGATTCAACTGGAGACAAAGACACAGAGACTCACAAAATACGTTCTATCTGTATCAGGATATATTCGAACGAACTGAAACTTGGCAATCAAAAACTAGACACAATTTAAAAACTTTTCATCAGAGTACGCCATCGATTTATTTTTCATCGCGGAATAATCTCGAGCGGAActtgaatttttatttttcgcaaCTACTTTCTcgcatttcaatttttttggaGCACTCTTatgaaaagttttattttatccTTAGGTATCATATACTGTGTTTATATTGGGTTACATTGAAATACGTTTGCTCTAGAGCGAAAATGGGCATTTTCGGGTTAATTAACAGCCTACGGCAAATAGCCGACTTCCTCGAATTTCTTTCAGATGACTAAAATGACAATTTTGTTATGAAGTTGGATAATGTATCTGTTTGTTGTAAAAGTTTCGACCATTTTTATGCAAAAGCGGCCTCATAAATGTAATTTGTAATTTAGGGTAATTTGAGCGCGTATTGCCTTTTTGCCTTTCGTAACGCTTCAATTTTAAGCCAAATGTCtgaaaaaagggggggggggggttactaCGTATTCAATCCAGGTCATTAATAGGAATTATGAAGAGGGGTGGTCCAAGCATAAAGCCGTGCGGAACCTCGGAAGTAACGAAAATAAGTGACAAAGAGTTTACCCTTCTGAAACTTGCCTTGATTATGTTTACCTTGAAACTTGCTACTGTTGTCTGTTACATAGGACTCAAATTACGATCAACCATAAATAAAATTTGcgataaatcaaacaaatgCCGTTCAAGAACGATATTTTGATCACTCTTGAGCGGGCACAGCTTACACACAGCGGTAAATCCCAGCACGCGCGGTATTACGTAAGTCATGATGTAACATCCTATCATGATAACGTAACAAAGGTTGCTAAGGTTTCCGGCCAGATTTTCTACAGACCTCGAACTGATCGGTCGACATTTTTTCGCTCTTCAATTTTCCTAAAAAATGTCTCACAGGAACCCAGTTTACCGGGGCGGCTCGATGAAGAATTTATCCAGCAAAGACAAAGGTAGGTCACGTGAACACaaatgtcacgtgatcaaaGAGTCATGTGACAATTTGACAAAAATttggaagaagaagaaagatgCGACTTTTAGCAAATGGGAAAAGCGActtagaaaaaagaaaacgtttACATTTAACATCAAGACAAGGATTTGAGGGAAAAAGGCGGCCAATTTACAAGACCGACAGAAAAAGCAATATGGATTGAGTTCTCTGTCAAAAAACCGCCACTTGAAGCTGaaagcaagttttttttaaactttatttttataaaatttgcTAATTcttggttttctttttctttagatATCATCCTTCGGCAAAAGGTAAGTTGATgcctttaattttattttgatggAAAAGGTTTCTGATGCGGGATATGTGATTCACATTAATTGGACAATTTTGGTAATGAGCTAGTGTTCTgtgcaacaaaaaaaacaatgaacgGAATCAAACGTCTCTCCATTTGGTTTTCTTTGAGTAAACAATTAGGCCTTCTTTCTTCATAAATATAAGTTAAGTTAACTAATTTTGCAATTCGCTCATTTCTTTGATAATCACATAGGCAATGTAGTCTGTGATAATTCTTCAGTGGgacattttaattttaatggtTGTATAACATTACACATGTAGAAAACTGGGAGCTCATTACTCATTGATTACTCATATcaatgattatttgtattcactTTGATTCCAGGAGAAAAACCACAACAAGAAGCAAAGagttgaggaagtaaacaagtatgtgacaTATTGTACATAGAAAGCTTTACGAGGGGAGCCTTTGACACATTGCAGGGCCTTGTTTATGTATATACACAATATTATGTGATGGAAGAAAGGAGGGGGGTAGTATCAAGGGGACAGGAGAAGGGGCAAGAAAAGGGAGATGAGAAAGGGATGGGAGAAGGGGCAAGAAAAGGGGGTTGAGAAGGGGATGGGAGAAGGGGCAAGAAAAGGGGTTTGGGAAGGGGATGGGAGAAGGGGCGAGAAAAGAGGGTTGAGAAGGGAATGGGAGAAGGGGCAAGAAAAGGGGGTTGAG contains:
- the LOC116613314 gene encoding uncharacterized protein LOC116613314, producing MSHRNPVYRGGSMKNLSSKDKDIILRQKTEELDVAMQEMKRLEKLVKTQKEKNHNKKQRIEEVNKSISENRKLMEKLLKEQEERDKLMEDRENWMCSYIAGLTMSELVNKTVKMYDTCEAESSIEDLRLQKKKREIELVEQQEILNNLKNTGDDLDSEIALLQRELEEAKAKPATAEIACQANVEMSDTQVQTTCASTNECETQTEVTNTIKVTQETQTDTLPKRQGNPVTRAWRRLRERVRGLRDPLFPGAAVPAL